The Catenulispora sp. EB89 genome includes a region encoding these proteins:
- the infB gene encoding translation initiation factor IF-2, whose product MAKVRVYELAKELGVESKVVMAKLQDLGEFVRSASSTVEAPVVRKLIDSIQQAESGGAKGGASRAGASAQSAPAAKTAASSSAPRPGGAPKPGPRPGPVAPKPGPAVPAQAQAAAAAASPVVETPAPSVPEAPAPAPVAEAPAAPAPAPARPATPARPSQGERPGGAIPPRQAPAAGGGSIPGRQSPRPGAPGQRPGGDRDRDRDRGGERPDRGDRGQRPAPGGARPGPAGAQRPGQGQGQGQGQGGRPGGAPTPGPRPAGPRPGNNPFTSSGSTGMQQPPRPAPRPGPPTGAQGEGGRDGGPRPGMPPRPGGVPGAPRPNPGMMPGRAAPRPGAGQGRPGGPRPGAPAGGPGGRTGGPRPGAPAGGPGARPGGGGGGGGYGAPRPGGGAPGGGGGGYGGRPGGGGGYGRGGRAGGGGTAGAFGRPGGRPGRGRKSKKQRRQEFDNMQAPSLGGAMLPRGNGQTIRLPRGASLTDFAERINANPASLVQVMFHLGEMVTATQSVSDDVFELLGQELGFTVQIVSPEEEDRVLLESFDIDFGENEGGEEDLRVRPPVVTVMGHVDHGKTRLLDAIRKTNVIEGEAGGITQHIGAYQVVAEVAGNERAITFIDTPGHEAFTAMRARGAKATDIAILVVAADDGVMPQTIEALNHAQAADVPIVVAVNKIDKEGADPTKVRGQLTEYGLVAEEYGGETMFVDISAREGLNIDQLLEAVILTADASLDLRANPDMDAQGVAIEANLDRGRGAVATVLVQRGTLRVGDSMVVGDAYGRVRAMMDENGESVAEAGPSRPVQVLGLTSVPGAGDTFLVVEEDRVARQIAERRATRERNAAMARSRKRVSIEDWEKVIKAGEVQQLNIIIKGDGAGSVEALEDSLLKLDVGDEVDLRVVHRGVGSITESDVDLAMASDAVILGFNVRPDGRAKTKADREGVEIRFYSVIYQAIEEIEAALKGMLKPEFEEVQLGTAEIRAIFRSSKIGNIAGCMVQDGVIKRNSKARLIRGGSVVADNLTIVGLRREKDDATEVREGFECGINLGSYNDIKEGDIIETFEMREKPRV is encoded by the coding sequence GTGGCCAAGGTCCGGGTCTATGAACTCGCCAAGGAGCTCGGAGTAGAGAGCAAGGTCGTGATGGCCAAGCTCCAAGATCTGGGTGAGTTCGTCCGCTCGGCGTCCTCCACCGTTGAGGCGCCGGTCGTCCGCAAACTGATCGACAGCATCCAACAAGCCGAATCCGGCGGCGCCAAGGGCGGCGCCTCCAGGGCTGGCGCTTCCGCGCAGTCCGCCCCCGCCGCGAAGACCGCGGCGTCCTCCAGCGCCCCGCGTCCCGGCGGCGCCCCCAAGCCCGGTCCGCGCCCCGGCCCGGTCGCGCCCAAGCCCGGCCCCGCGGTTCCCGCGCAGGCCCAGGCCGCGGCCGCGGCGGCGAGCCCGGTGGTCGAGACCCCCGCGCCCAGCGTTCCCGAGGCTCCGGCGCCCGCGCCGGTCGCCGAGGCCCCGGCGGCTCCCGCCCCGGCTCCGGCGCGTCCGGCCACGCCGGCGCGTCCCAGCCAGGGCGAGCGTCCCGGCGGCGCGATCCCGCCGCGGCAGGCTCCGGCCGCCGGCGGCGGCAGCATCCCCGGCCGTCAGAGCCCGCGTCCCGGTGCCCCCGGGCAGCGGCCCGGCGGCGACCGCGATCGTGACCGCGACCGCGGCGGCGAGCGCCCCGACCGCGGAGACCGCGGCCAGCGTCCCGCGCCCGGCGGCGCCCGTCCCGGCCCGGCCGGCGCGCAGCGTCCCGGCCAGGGGCAGGGTCAGGGCCAGGGCCAGGGCGGCCGTCCCGGCGGCGCTCCGACCCCGGGCCCGCGTCCGGCCGGTCCGCGTCCCGGCAACAACCCGTTCACGTCCTCCGGCTCGACCGGCATGCAGCAGCCCCCGCGGCCCGCGCCGCGTCCGGGCCCGCCGACCGGCGCGCAGGGCGAGGGCGGCCGCGACGGCGGCCCGCGTCCGGGCATGCCGCCGCGTCCCGGCGGCGTCCCCGGCGCCCCGCGTCCGAACCCGGGCATGATGCCCGGCCGTGCGGCTCCGCGTCCCGGTGCCGGCCAGGGCCGCCCCGGCGGTCCGCGTCCGGGTGCCCCGGCCGGCGGTCCCGGCGGCCGTACCGGCGGTCCGCGCCCCGGCGCGCCCGCGGGCGGTCCCGGCGCGCGTCCCGGCGGCGGTGGCGGCGGCGGCGGTTACGGCGCCCCGCGTCCCGGCGGCGGTGCCCCCGGCGGCGGTGGCGGCGGCTACGGCGGCCGTCCCGGCGGCGGTGGCGGCTACGGCCGCGGCGGTCGCGCCGGCGGCGGCGGTACGGCCGGTGCCTTCGGCCGTCCCGGCGGTCGTCCGGGCCGCGGTCGCAAGTCGAAGAAGCAGCGGCGTCAAGAGTTCGACAACATGCAGGCGCCGTCGCTCGGCGGCGCGATGCTGCCGCGCGGCAACGGGCAGACCATCCGGCTGCCCCGCGGCGCCTCGCTGACCGACTTCGCCGAGCGCATCAACGCCAACCCGGCGTCCCTGGTGCAGGTGATGTTCCACCTCGGCGAGATGGTGACGGCGACGCAGTCGGTCTCCGACGACGTCTTCGAACTGCTCGGCCAGGAGCTCGGCTTCACCGTGCAGATCGTCTCGCCGGAGGAGGAGGACCGCGTACTGCTGGAGTCCTTCGACATCGACTTCGGCGAGAACGAGGGCGGCGAGGAGGACCTGCGGGTCCGGCCGCCGGTCGTGACCGTCATGGGTCACGTCGACCACGGTAAGACCCGCCTGCTGGACGCCATCCGCAAGACCAACGTCATCGAGGGCGAGGCCGGCGGCATCACCCAGCACATCGGCGCCTACCAGGTGGTCGCCGAGGTCGCGGGCAACGAGCGGGCCATCACCTTCATCGACACCCCCGGTCACGAGGCGTTCACCGCCATGCGTGCCCGCGGTGCCAAGGCCACGGACATCGCGATCCTGGTGGTCGCGGCGGACGACGGCGTGATGCCCCAGACGATCGAGGCGCTGAACCACGCCCAGGCCGCCGACGTGCCGATCGTGGTCGCGGTCAACAAGATCGACAAGGAGGGCGCCGACCCGACGAAGGTGCGCGGCCAGCTCACCGAGTACGGGCTGGTGGCCGAGGAGTACGGCGGCGAGACCATGTTCGTCGACATCTCCGCGCGCGAGGGCCTGAACATCGACCAGCTGCTGGAGGCGGTCATCCTGACCGCCGACGCCTCGCTGGACCTGCGGGCCAACCCGGACATGGACGCCCAGGGCGTGGCGATCGAGGCCAACCTCGACCGCGGCCGCGGCGCCGTGGCCACGGTGCTGGTGCAGCGCGGCACGCTGCGCGTCGGCGACTCCATGGTCGTCGGCGACGCCTACGGCCGGGTGCGCGCCATGATGGACGAGAACGGCGAGAGCGTCGCCGAGGCCGGGCCGTCGCGTCCGGTCCAGGTGCTCGGTCTCACCAGCGTCCCGGGCGCCGGCGACACCTTCCTGGTGGTCGAGGAGGACCGCGTGGCCCGGCAGATCGCCGAGCGCCGCGCGACCCGCGAGCGGAACGCGGCCATGGCCCGCTCCCGCAAGCGCGTCTCGATCGAGGACTGGGAGAAGGTCATCAAGGCCGGCGAGGTCCAGCAGCTCAACATCATCATCAAGGGTGACGGTGCGGGCTCGGTCGAGGCCCTGGAGGACTCGCTGCTCAAGCTGGACGTCGGCGACGAGGTCGACCTGCGCGTCGTGCACCGCGGCGTGGGTTCCATCACCGAGTCCGACGTGGACCTGGCGATGGCCTCCGACGCGGTCATCCTGGGCTTCAACGTCCGTCCCGACGGCCGTGCGAAGACCAAGGCCGACCGCGAGGGCGTCGAGATCCGCTTCTACTCGGTCATCTACCAGGCGATCGAGGAGATCGAGGCGGCCCTGAAGGGCATGCTCAAGCCGGAGTTCGAGGAGGTGCAGCTCGGTACCGCCGAGATCCGCGCCATCTTCCGCTCCAGCAAGATCGGCAACATCGCCGGCTGCATGGTCCAGGACGGCGTCATCAAGCGGAACTCCAAGGCGCGCCTCATCCGCGGCGGGTCCGTCGTCGCCGACAACCTCACCATCGTGGGGCTGCGGCGGGAGAAGGACGACGCCACCGAGGTCCGCGAGGGCTTCGAGTGCGGTATCAACCTCGGGTCGTACAACGACATCAAGGAAGGCGACATCATCGAGACCTTCGAGATGCGCGAGAAGCCGCGCGTCTAG
- a CDS encoding YlxR family protein translates to MSSQTDVSARPAASARLVPVRTCVGCRAKAAKTELLRVVAVEGAVVPDLRGRSPGRGAHLHPDPGCLALAEKRRAFPRALRVDGPLETTAVRALLEGS, encoded by the coding sequence GTGTCTAGCCAGACGGATGTTTCTGCACGCCCTGCCGCATCGGCGCGTCTTGTACCGGTGCGCACTTGCGTGGGTTGCAGGGCAAAAGCGGCGAAGACGGAGCTGCTGCGTGTCGTGGCGGTCGAGGGCGCTGTCGTCCCCGACCTGCGCGGGCGGTCGCCCGGACGTGGAGCACACCTCCACCCCGATCCGGGATGCCTGGCCCTCGCCGAGAAGCGTCGGGCGTTCCCGCGGGCGCTGCGGGTCGACGGTCCGTTGGAAACAACGGCGGTCCGCGCGTTGTTGGAAGGCAGCTGA
- a CDS encoding ArsR/SmtB family transcription factor, which translates to MVGSDTTETALDRAFTALGDPVRRAIVARLSRGEATVNELADLFPITKQAVSRHIGVLEDAGLITRSRDGQRRPCHLDPAALERLTAWIDGYRLAAESRFRKLDAVLESLKEEEER; encoded by the coding sequence ATGGTTGGCAGCGACACCACAGAAACAGCCCTTGACCGGGCCTTCACCGCCCTCGGCGATCCGGTCCGCCGCGCGATCGTGGCGCGGCTGTCCCGCGGCGAGGCCACGGTGAACGAGTTGGCGGACCTGTTCCCGATCACCAAGCAGGCGGTCTCGCGGCACATCGGCGTCCTGGAGGACGCCGGCCTGATCACCCGCAGCCGGGACGGCCAGCGGCGGCCCTGCCACCTGGACCCCGCGGCCCTGGAGCGGCTGACCGCCTGGATCGACGGCTACCGGCTCGCCGCCGAGAGCAGGTTCCGCAAACTCGACGCGGTACTGGAATCACTCAAAGAGGAGGAAGAACGATGA
- a CDS encoding SRPBCC family protein encodes MSTDPGSGTSTDAGTNPTTIEAPEGTPFLDVTRDFDATPAQVFRAYTDPKLVVRWLGPRDLEMDIEEYDARPGGRYRYVHHGGHLSEVRAGFHGVFHTVEADRLIIQTFEYEGVPDEVKLDICRFTEVAGKTRMSTRSVFPSMETREGALASGMTYGIQDSMERLAELLASGV; translated from the coding sequence ATGAGCACAGATCCCGGATCCGGCACGAGCACCGACGCCGGCACCAACCCCACCACCATCGAAGCGCCCGAAGGCACGCCGTTCCTGGACGTCACCCGGGACTTCGACGCCACCCCGGCGCAGGTCTTCCGCGCCTACACCGACCCGAAGCTGGTCGTGCGGTGGCTGGGCCCGCGCGACCTGGAGATGGACATCGAGGAGTACGACGCGCGCCCCGGCGGCCGCTACCGCTACGTGCACCACGGCGGCCACCTCAGCGAGGTGCGCGCCGGGTTCCACGGGGTCTTCCACACCGTCGAGGCGGACCGGCTGATCATCCAGACCTTCGAGTACGAGGGCGTGCCGGACGAGGTGAAACTGGACATCTGCCGGTTCACCGAAGTGGCCGGCAAGACCCGGATGAGCACGCGCTCGGTGTTCCCGTCGATGGAGACCCGCGAAGGCGCGCTGGCCTCCGGGATGACCTACGGGATCCAGGACTCGATGGAGCGGCTGGCCGAGCTGCTGGCCTCAGGGGTGTGA
- a CDS encoding dihydrofolate reductase family protein, producing the protein MSKVIMADAVSLDGFLATADDQVGPLHDFYFQGDTPITAGNAHTSFKASAISAKYLDEQWSRIGAMVIGRRLFDITNGWNGVPVAGDRVFVVTHSVPTDWEYQDTAPFTFVTDGVESAIAQAKEVAGPDRDVSLNGGDVGGQAFAAGLVDELDVALVPVAFGSGKRFFGEHFAEHVLLDDPTAVVQGERVTHLHYKVRNG; encoded by the coding sequence ATGAGCAAGGTCATCATGGCGGACGCGGTCTCGCTGGACGGCTTCCTGGCGACCGCCGACGACCAGGTCGGTCCGCTGCATGACTTCTACTTCCAGGGCGACACCCCGATCACCGCGGGGAACGCGCACACGTCGTTCAAGGCGTCGGCGATCTCGGCGAAGTACCTCGACGAGCAGTGGTCGCGGATCGGCGCGATGGTCATCGGGCGGCGCCTGTTCGACATCACCAACGGATGGAACGGCGTCCCGGTCGCAGGGGACCGCGTTTTCGTGGTGACGCACAGCGTTCCCACGGACTGGGAGTACCAGGACACCGCACCGTTCACCTTCGTGACCGACGGCGTGGAGAGCGCCATCGCGCAGGCGAAGGAGGTCGCCGGACCGGACCGGGACGTGTCGCTCAACGGGGGCGATGTCGGCGGCCAGGCCTTCGCCGCCGGCCTGGTGGACGAGCTGGACGTGGCGCTGGTGCCGGTGGCGTTCGGCAGCGGGAAGCGGTTCTTCGGCGAGCACTTCGCAGAGCACGTGCTCCTGGACGATCCCACGGCGGTGGTTCAGGGCGAGCGGGTCACGCACCTGCATTACAAAGTCCGCAACGGCTGA
- a CDS encoding helix-turn-helix transcriptional regulator, with product MSELGAFLKSKRAAIAPESVGLPAVGNPRRVSGLRREEVAQLATMSVDHYTRLEQGRVTTASDSVLNGIATALRLTDAERAYLHILAQPPVRSRSADADGAGRPAVGPLLRDLLEAMKDVPVLVIDPRGDIVAWNDIAVALYFDFAEMPARERNMIRMLFLEPRVRGMHRNWDEVAAVSVARLRMSVGLMPGDRRMAEVVSELLDRDPDFRRWWGGHEVRATDSFRKSFDHPVAGRLLLDWQALTVAADPDLTMIVFTAPPGSATADSLRMLGSWAAG from the coding sequence GTGAGCGAGCTCGGAGCATTCCTGAAGTCGAAGCGGGCGGCGATCGCCCCGGAGTCCGTCGGGCTGCCCGCCGTCGGGAACCCCCGCAGGGTGAGCGGCCTGCGCCGCGAGGAGGTCGCGCAGCTGGCCACCATGAGCGTGGACCACTACACCCGGCTCGAACAGGGCCGGGTCACCACGGCCTCGGACAGCGTCCTGAACGGGATCGCCACCGCGCTGCGGCTGACCGACGCCGAGCGGGCCTACCTGCACATCCTCGCGCAGCCGCCGGTGCGGTCCCGGTCGGCGGACGCGGACGGCGCGGGCCGGCCGGCGGTCGGCCCGCTGCTGCGGGACCTGCTGGAGGCCATGAAGGACGTGCCGGTCCTGGTCATCGACCCGCGCGGGGACATCGTGGCCTGGAACGACATCGCGGTCGCGCTGTACTTCGACTTCGCCGAGATGCCGGCGCGGGAGCGGAACATGATCCGCATGCTGTTCCTGGAGCCCCGGGTCCGCGGCATGCACCGGAACTGGGACGAGGTCGCCGCGGTCAGCGTGGCCCGGCTGCGGATGAGCGTCGGCCTGATGCCGGGGGACCGGCGGATGGCGGAGGTGGTCAGCGAGCTGCTGGACCGGGACCCGGACTTCCGCCGGTGGTGGGGCGGCCACGAGGTGCGCGCCACCGACTCGTTCCGCAAGAGCTTCGACCACCCGGTGGCCGGGCGGTTGCTGCTGGACTGGCAGGCGCTGACGGTCGCCGCCGACCCGGACCTGACGATGATCGTCTTCACCGCGCCGCCGGGGTCCGCGACGGCGGATTCGTTGCGGATGCTCGGGTCCTGGGCCGCCGGCTGA
- a CDS encoding heme-binding protein: MSNALNLETTTRVIAAGQEAAAGIGVAMCITIVDTAGTLVAFQRMDGAWLGSVDISQRKARTSALFPMPSAVLGEMSQPGGPIYGVEATNGGLVSFGGGLPLAAADGTIIGAVGVSGGLVDQDVAVAEAVAKAV, encoded by the coding sequence ATGAGCAACGCACTGAACCTCGAAACCACCACCCGCGTCATCGCCGCCGGCCAGGAGGCCGCCGCCGGCATCGGCGTCGCCATGTGCATCACGATCGTCGACACCGCCGGGACCCTCGTGGCCTTCCAGCGGATGGACGGCGCCTGGCTCGGCTCCGTCGACATCTCCCAGCGTAAGGCCCGGACCTCCGCGCTGTTCCCGATGCCGAGCGCCGTCCTCGGCGAGATGTCCCAGCCCGGCGGCCCGATCTACGGCGTCGAGGCCACCAACGGCGGCCTGGTCTCCTTCGGCGGCGGGCTGCCGCTGGCCGCGGCGGACGGCACGATCATCGGCGCGGTCGGCGTCTCCGGCGGCCTGGTCGACCAGGACGTCGCGGTCGCCGAGGCGGTGGCCAAGGCGGTCTGA
- the nusA gene encoding transcription termination factor NusA, with protein sequence MDIPTSALRDLEKDRGIPFEKLVEDIEAALLIAYKRTDGAKTRARVQVDRASGHVTVWAVEDIEDGTTREYDDTPSEFGRIASTTAKQVILQRLRDHEDEQTFGEFSGRKGDLITGVVQQGRDPRAVLVNIGKIEGTLPAAEQVPGEEYRHGERLKCYVVDVRRGPRGPQVTLSRTHPDLVRKLFALEVPEIAEGAVEITAIAREAGHRTKIAVRSHRAGVNAKGACIGPMGARVRNVMAELHGEKIDIVDWSEDPAEMVGNALSPARVSKVQVVDLDQRSARVIVPDFQLSLAIGKEGQNARLAARLTGWRIDIRSDAEPVTE encoded by the coding sequence ATGGACATCCCCACGAGTGCATTGCGCGACCTGGAGAAGGACCGCGGGATCCCCTTCGAGAAGCTGGTCGAGGACATCGAGGCCGCGCTGCTCATCGCCTACAAGCGCACCGACGGCGCGAAGACCCGGGCCCGGGTCCAGGTCGACCGGGCCAGCGGCCACGTCACCGTGTGGGCCGTGGAGGACATCGAGGACGGCACCACCCGGGAGTACGACGACACCCCGAGCGAGTTCGGCCGCATCGCCTCCACCACCGCCAAGCAGGTGATCCTGCAGCGGCTGCGGGACCACGAGGACGAGCAGACCTTCGGCGAGTTCTCCGGCCGCAAGGGCGACCTGATCACCGGCGTGGTGCAGCAGGGCCGCGACCCGCGCGCGGTGCTGGTGAACATCGGCAAGATCGAGGGCACGCTCCCGGCCGCCGAGCAGGTCCCGGGCGAGGAGTACCGGCACGGCGAGCGCCTGAAGTGCTACGTGGTGGACGTCCGCCGCGGCCCGCGCGGTCCCCAGGTGACCCTCTCGCGGACCCACCCGGACCTGGTGCGGAAGCTGTTCGCGCTGGAGGTCCCGGAGATCGCCGAGGGCGCGGTGGAGATCACCGCGATCGCCCGCGAGGCCGGCCACCGCACCAAGATCGCGGTCCGCTCGCACCGGGCCGGGGTCAACGCCAAGGGCGCCTGCATCGGCCCGATGGGCGCGCGGGTCCGCAACGTGATGGCCGAGCTGCACGGCGAGAAGATCGACATCGTGGACTGGTCCGAGGACCCGGCCGAGATGGTCGGCAACGCGCTGTCCCCGGCGCGGGTGTCGAAGGTGCAGGTCGTGGACCTGGACCAGCGCAGCGCCCGGGTGATCGTGCCGGACTTCCAGCTCTCGCTGGCGATCGGCAAGGAGGGCCAGAACGCGCGGCTGGCGGCCCGGCTGACCGGCTGGCGGATCGACATCCGGTCCGACGCGGAGCCGGTCACCGAGTAG
- the rimP gene encoding ribosome maturation factor RimP — protein MSTPRTGAPADRLQALLEPVVAAAGYDLETVRVSQVARRRRVEVVVDGDDGVSLDAVSDLTRVVSDVLDGPEGAVVMGDQPYVLEVGSPGTDRPLTLPKHWRRAEGRLVRAVLTDGGEATGRVLDTDEDGVLLELEVPGKKKGQPSTTQERRLAFAEVAKARVEIEFNRKDDEADAGSAEDADGVDEMDETDDIEDIDEDEEG, from the coding sequence ATGAGCACCCCCCGAACCGGAGCCCCGGCGGACCGGTTGCAAGCGCTGCTGGAGCCGGTCGTCGCCGCCGCCGGCTACGACCTGGAGACGGTCCGTGTCTCGCAGGTGGCCCGCCGGCGCCGTGTCGAGGTCGTCGTGGACGGCGACGACGGCGTGTCGCTCGACGCGGTCTCCGATCTCACCCGGGTGGTCTCCGACGTGCTCGACGGCCCGGAGGGCGCCGTGGTCATGGGCGACCAGCCCTATGTGCTGGAGGTCGGCTCGCCGGGCACCGACCGGCCGCTGACCCTGCCCAAGCACTGGCGCCGGGCCGAGGGCCGGCTGGTGCGCGCGGTGCTGACCGACGGCGGCGAGGCCACCGGCCGGGTCCTGGACACCGACGAGGACGGCGTGCTGCTGGAGCTGGAGGTGCCCGGCAAGAAGAAGGGGCAGCCTTCGACCACGCAGGAGCGGCGGCTGGCGTTCGCGGAGGTCGCCAAGGCGCGGGTGGAGATCGAGTTCAACCGCAAGGACGACGAGGCGGACGCCGGATCCGCCGAGGACGCCGACGGCGTCGACGAGATGGACGAGACCGACGACATCGAGGACATCGACGAGGACGAGGAGGGCTGA
- a CDS encoding ferritin-like domain-containing protein — translation MSALQTALGNEHAAVYGYGVLAVHLTGAQRSAAQNAYDTHRARRDILIGLIEAQGDKPVAAAPAYTIPFPVNTAADATRLATQLEERLGASYADVVQASSGDTRRTGLEWLTDAAVRAVRWRGSSVAFPGLPERD, via the coding sequence ATGAGCGCGCTGCAGACCGCGCTCGGGAACGAGCACGCCGCGGTGTACGGATACGGAGTCCTGGCGGTGCACCTCACCGGCGCACAGCGGAGCGCCGCGCAGAACGCGTACGACACACATCGCGCGCGCCGCGACATCCTCATCGGGCTGATCGAGGCGCAGGGCGACAAGCCGGTCGCTGCGGCGCCGGCCTATACGATCCCGTTCCCTGTGAACACCGCGGCGGACGCCACACGGTTGGCGACGCAGTTGGAGGAGCGGCTCGGCGCCTCTTATGCGGACGTCGTCCAGGCCTCGTCCGGGGACACCCGGCGCACCGGGCTGGAGTGGCTGACGGACGCCGCCGTCCGTGCGGTGCGGTGGCGTGGGAGCTCTGTGGCGTTCCCAGGTCTGCCCGAACGGGACTGA
- a CDS encoding serine/threonine-protein kinase, whose amino-acid sequence MDVPTPGTVIAERYRLTRPLGSGSSAVVWEAQDSSLDRLVAVKLLHGGAAAQPAGREQLRREALALARLSHPRVTTVFDYIEWQDGDGDFQPVLVTELLAGLNLEDRLEQGPLLENDARLACAQLAGALEAVHQVGIIHRDLKPGNVMLMSDGVKLLDFGIAQASSDTDARTGLVVGTPACMAPEQLTGRGALPASDVYALGCILYWCITGRAPFEGATVDDVVKGHLHRQPPPLPTAGLPPQIAGIYRQCLAKDPLERPAAATVAAVLELRGAPAEIPGAVRPPANRTMVMQPYEAPTRPSYLAAQEQPAYMGPRVPPQSVPDDDDGGSYPAQPTFPGPPPPRRYNWIWMVLGALVIAFIAAAGTAVFMKGSQAEKQTTSAPPPGITAGGPTGAATGPSGSSPSGTPSTPSTSPPASGPASTLAPTADPGKDPVAFLEGVRGQIDAYIAQGAATMDPNAGRDLQNSITDLESAVQLAQQHNMKGHYLHDAQNKADQVVSKVNDDQTQGLITDSVASVLSGELQNLSDSLGSGNND is encoded by the coding sequence ATGGATGTACCGACCCCCGGCACCGTCATAGCCGAGCGCTACCGTCTGACCAGGCCCCTCGGGTCCGGCAGCAGTGCGGTCGTCTGGGAGGCGCAGGACTCGAGCCTGGACCGGCTGGTGGCCGTGAAGCTGCTGCACGGCGGTGCCGCCGCGCAGCCGGCGGGCCGTGAGCAGCTGCGGCGGGAGGCGCTGGCGCTGGCGCGGCTGTCGCATCCGCGGGTGACCACCGTCTTCGACTACATCGAGTGGCAGGACGGGGACGGCGACTTCCAGCCGGTGCTGGTCACCGAGCTGCTGGCCGGGCTGAACCTGGAGGACCGCCTGGAGCAGGGCCCGCTGCTGGAGAACGACGCGCGGCTGGCGTGCGCGCAACTGGCCGGCGCGCTGGAGGCGGTGCACCAGGTCGGCATCATCCACCGCGACCTGAAGCCCGGCAACGTCATGCTGATGTCCGACGGGGTCAAGCTCCTGGACTTCGGCATAGCGCAGGCCTCCTCCGACACCGACGCGCGCACCGGCCTGGTGGTCGGCACGCCGGCGTGCATGGCGCCGGAGCAGCTGACCGGGCGCGGGGCGCTGCCGGCGTCCGACGTCTACGCGCTCGGCTGCATCCTCTACTGGTGCATCACCGGACGCGCGCCGTTCGAGGGCGCGACCGTCGACGACGTGGTCAAGGGCCACCTGCACCGCCAGCCGCCGCCGCTGCCGACCGCCGGCCTGCCGCCGCAGATAGCCGGGATCTACCGGCAGTGCCTGGCCAAGGACCCCCTGGAAAGGCCGGCGGCCGCGACCGTGGCCGCGGTCCTGGAGCTGCGCGGCGCCCCGGCCGAGATCCCCGGCGCGGTGCGGCCGCCGGCGAACCGGACCATGGTGATGCAGCCGTACGAGGCCCCTACGCGCCCCTCGTATCTGGCCGCCCAGGAGCAGCCCGCGTATATGGGCCCGCGCGTTCCCCCGCAGAGTGTTCCGGACGATGACGACGGCGGTTCCTACCCGGCCCAGCCGACGTTCCCCGGCCCGCCCCCGCCGCGCCGGTACAACTGGATCTGGATGGTTCTCGGCGCGCTGGTCATCGCGTTCATCGCGGCGGCCGGCACGGCGGTCTTCATGAAGGGCTCGCAGGCCGAGAAGCAGACCACGTCCGCCCCTCCGCCGGGCATCACCGCCGGCGGCCCGACCGGGGCCGCGACAGGGCCGTCGGGCTCGTCGCCGTCGGGGACGCCGAGTACGCCGAGTACGTCTCCGCCTGCCAGCGGACCGGCGTCCACGCTGGCGCCGACCGCCGACCCGGGCAAGGACCCGGTCGCCTTCCTGGAGGGCGTCCGGGGCCAGATCGACGCCTACATCGCGCAGGGCGCGGCCACGATGGACCCCAACGCCGGCCGCGATCTGCAGAACTCGATCACCGATCTGGAGAGCGCGGTGCAGCTGGCGCAGCAGCACAACATGAAGGGGCACTACCTGCACGACGCGCAGAACAAGGCCGACCAGGTGGTCTCGAAGGTCAACGACGACCAGACCCAGGGACTGATCACCGACAGCGTGGCCTCGGTCCTGTCCGGGGAGTTGCAGAACCTGTCCGACTCACTGGGCAGCGGCAACAACGACTGA